In Musa acuminata AAA Group cultivar baxijiao chromosome BXJ2-3, Cavendish_Baxijiao_AAA, whole genome shotgun sequence, the following proteins share a genomic window:
- the LOC135606814 gene encoding protein-L-isoaspartate O-methyltransferase-like: MLSPPHAGCYAVALAAVALSRPRPLYSSLFQHRSLAFSSRASLRFNLSSGMEHFSTKGSMDKKEGLVEQLKHYGMIKSDKVAEVMQIVDRGLFVPEGSPAYVDSPMPIGYNATISAPHMHATCLELLEEHLQPGMRALDVGSGTGYLTACFAMMVGPQGRTVGVEHIPELVASSINSIKRSAASSLLNEGSLSVHAADGRKGWPELAPYDAIHVGAASPDIPRALLEQLKPGGRMVIPVGNFFQNLKVVDKNDDGSVHVYSEASVRFVPLTSRAAQLQDY, encoded by the exons ATGCTCTCTCCGCCTCACGCCGGCTGCTACGCAGTGGCGCTAGCTGCCGTCGCCTTGTCGCGTCCCCGTCCGCTCTACTCCTCCCTTTTCCAACACCGCTCTCTCGCTTTCTCTTCCCGTGCTTCCCTCCGTTTCAATCTCTCGTCCGGAATGGAG CACTTCTCTACAAAAGGCTCGATGGATAAAAAGGAAGGATTGGTGGAGCAATTAAAGCACTATGGTATGATCAAGTCAGATAAAGTTGCTGAAGTAATGCAGATTGTCGATAGAGGCCTATTTGTACCTGAAGGAAGTCCAGCTTATGTTGACAGCCCTATGCCAATAGGATATAATGCAACCATATCTGCACCTCACATGCATGCAACTTGTCTCGAACTACTGGAAGAACATCTACAACCTGGAATGCGTGCGTTGGATGTTGGCTCAG GGACTGGATATTTGACAGCTTGTTTTGCAATGATGGTCGGGCCGCAAGGCCGCACTGTGGGAGTTGAACACATTCCTGAACTGGTTGCTTCTTCCATCAACAGCATCAAGAGAAGTGCCGCATCATCTTTATTGAATGAAGGTTCCCTCTCTGTGCATGCTGCTG ATGGAAGGAAAGGATGGCCTGAACTGGCACCCTACGACGCCATCCACGTTGGCGCTGCGTCCCCCGACATCCCTCGAGCACTGCTGGAGCAGCTGAAGCCTGGCGGCAGGATGGTGATCCCCGTTGGCAACTTCTTCCAGAATCTTAAGGTGGTCGACAAGAATGACGACGGCTCCGTCCACGTCTACAGTGAGGCTTCCGTGCGCTTCGTCCCCCTGACGAGCCGTGCAGCACAGCTTCAAGACTACTAA